The proteins below are encoded in one region of Paenibacillus sp. YYML68:
- a CDS encoding cytochrome c oxidase subunit 2A, which yields MKDQKNEQPLRGTFASVMLLGVFIIVTWFAVFGLYLIRN from the coding sequence ATGAAGGATCAGAAAAACGAACAACCGCTGCGTGGTACATTTGCATCGGTCATGCTGCTGGGTGTGTTCATCATCGTAACCTGGTTTGCGGTATTCGGCCTATACCTGATTCGTAACTAA
- a CDS encoding cytochrome c oxidase subunit II, whose protein sequence is MHIHRLEKIWLLFGTGMLIVFLTVVGVGAFALGMEPPGHHRHTVDPEKLSTTEPFNRPGLHAIGGNAYEANIIAFTFSYSPSIMEVPLGAKVTFNVTTPDVVHGFQVVGTNINMMVVPGEVNHLTYTFDKPGEYLVLCNEYCGAAHEAMMMKIIVK, encoded by the coding sequence ATGCACATTCATCGTCTGGAGAAAATATGGCTTCTGTTCGGCACCGGGATGCTGATCGTCTTCCTGACTGTTGTCGGCGTCGGTGCCTTCGCCCTCGGCATGGAGCCGCCGGGCCATCATCGGCACACCGTTGACCCAGAGAAGCTAAGCACGACGGAGCCGTTCAACCGACCTGGTCTGCATGCGATCGGAGGCAACGCATATGAAGCGAACATTATCGCGTTCACATTCAGTTATTCGCCTTCCATAATGGAGGTGCCGCTCGGCGCGAAGGTTACCTTCAATGTAACGACTCCAGACGTTGTGCACGGATTCCAGGTCGTAGGGACGAACATCAACATGATGGTAGTACCCGGCGAGGTCAATCACTTGACCTATACGTTTGATAAGCCGGGTGAATATTTGGTGCTGTGCAACGAATATTGCGGCGCGGCGCATGAAGCGATGATGATGAAGATCATTGTCAAATAA
- the pflA gene encoding pyruvate formate-lyase-activating protein: MKGRIHSMDTFGTVDGPGIRFVLFMQGCALQCQFCHNPDTWDPNRGRSVTVEEVLNDIEPYLEYYRRSGGGITVTGGEPTLQTSFVAELFAACKRKWGLHTTLDSSGYCQPDHMEELMSVTDLVLLDLKQMDESKHQALTGQSNDRILRFARWLSERRQPVWIRHVLIPGITDDMNDLCALGRMIGELRSVEKVELLPYHRMGVYKWQQLGKEYPLEGIPSPDERKMERACRLLEKGRSLASAGKDTGPCASISVHDSV, translated from the coding sequence ATGAAAGGCAGAATTCATTCTATGGACACCTTTGGCACCGTTGACGGTCCGGGGATCCGCTTTGTACTCTTCATGCAGGGATGCGCTCTGCAGTGTCAGTTTTGCCACAATCCCGATACATGGGATCCTAACCGAGGTCGTAGCGTAACCGTAGAGGAGGTGCTCAATGACATCGAGCCATACCTGGAGTACTATCGTCGCTCTGGCGGGGGCATTACGGTGACCGGCGGAGAGCCGACTCTGCAGACATCCTTCGTTGCCGAGTTGTTTGCAGCCTGCAAGCGCAAGTGGGGGCTGCATACGACGCTCGATTCGTCCGGCTATTGTCAGCCCGACCACATGGAAGAGCTGATGAGCGTGACGGACCTCGTGCTGCTGGATCTGAAGCAGATGGATGAGAGCAAGCATCAAGCGCTGACGGGTCAGAGCAACGACCGTATTCTTCGCTTCGCGAGATGGCTGTCTGAACGTCGTCAGCCAGTCTGGATCCGCCATGTGCTGATTCCCGGCATTACCGACGACATGAACGATCTGTGCGCACTCGGCCGAATGATCGGAGAGCTGCGCAGCGTAGAGAAGGTGGAGCTGCTGCCGTATCACCGTATGGGTGTATACAAGTGGCAGCAGCTTGGCAAGGAGTACCCGCTCGAGGGTATTCCGTCGCCAGACGAACGTAAGATGGAGCGGGCTTGTCGTCTTCTGGAGAAGGGAAGAAGCCTTGCCTCTGCGGGCAAGGATACAGGGCCTTGTGCATCTATTTCTGTTCATGATTCAGTATGA
- the pflB gene encoding formate C-acetyltransferase produces MSMKEAEAKRVAVEAPAWREFRPGTWQQEINVKDFIDHNITPYYGDDTFLAGPTNATVQLWGRICELMVQERDNGGVLDVDVNVVSTIVSHAPGYIMKEQEQIVGLQTDAPLKRSVQPFGGIRMVQDACAAYGYELPEDIVRLFTDIRKTHNQGVFDAYTTAMKTARKAGIITGLPDAYGRGRIIGDYRRVALYGVDRLLEDKKKELLKLEAEPMLEEVIRDREEISEQILALRQLKQMAASYGYDISEPARNAKEAVQWLYFAYLAAIKEQNGAAMSLGRVSSFLDIYIERDLREGMLTEVEAQELIDHFVMKLRIVKFLRTPDYNELFSGDPTWVTESVGGMGENGQTRVTKSSFRVLHTLYNLGPAPEPNLTVLWSTELPQRFKNYCAKVSIETSSIQYENDDLMRPCFGDDYGIACCVSAMRIGKQMQFFGARANLAKALLYAINGGVDEKLGIQVGPVLSPLAGEVLEYKEVRERFDQVMDWLAELYMNTLNVIHFMHDKYSYERLEMALHDRQIMRTMACGIAGLSVVADSLSAIKHAKVKPIRDENGIAIDFVIEGEYPEYGNNDERVDSIAVELTQTFMNKLRKHKTYRNAVPTMSVLTITSNVVYGQKTGTTPDGRKAGEPFAPGANPMHGRDRKGALASMASVAKIPYESCLDGISNTFSIVPKALGKEQQTRVSNLVSLLDGYAANTGHHLNINVFEREQLLDAMEHPENYPQLTIRVSGYAVSFIKLTREQQLDVINRTFHGNV; encoded by the coding sequence ATGTCGATGAAGGAAGCGGAAGCGAAACGAGTAGCAGTAGAGGCTCCGGCTTGGAGAGAATTCCGACCAGGCACTTGGCAGCAGGAAATTAACGTTAAAGATTTTATCGATCACAACATAACGCCTTATTATGGAGACGATACGTTCCTAGCTGGACCAACGAACGCGACGGTGCAGCTGTGGGGTCGCATCTGTGAGCTGATGGTGCAGGAGCGGGACAACGGCGGTGTGCTGGACGTGGATGTGAATGTCGTTTCAACGATTGTATCCCACGCCCCGGGCTACATTATGAAGGAGCAGGAGCAAATCGTCGGTCTGCAGACGGATGCTCCGCTGAAGCGCTCCGTTCAGCCATTCGGCGGGATCCGGATGGTGCAGGACGCTTGCGCAGCTTATGGCTACGAGCTACCGGAGGATATCGTTAGGCTGTTTACGGACATTCGCAAGACGCACAATCAGGGCGTGTTTGATGCGTATACGACGGCAATGAAGACCGCTCGCAAGGCAGGCATTATTACAGGTCTGCCAGATGCCTACGGGCGAGGACGCATTATCGGGGATTATCGCCGTGTTGCGCTGTACGGAGTGGATCGACTGCTCGAGGATAAGAAGAAGGAGCTGCTGAAGCTCGAAGCCGAGCCGATGCTCGAGGAGGTCATTCGCGACCGAGAGGAAATCTCGGAGCAAATACTTGCCCTGCGTCAGCTGAAGCAGATGGCGGCCTCGTATGGCTACGATATCTCTGAGCCGGCGAGGAATGCGAAGGAAGCAGTGCAATGGCTGTACTTCGCATATCTTGCGGCGATTAAGGAGCAGAATGGCGCTGCGATGAGCTTAGGGCGCGTGTCGTCATTTCTGGATATCTATATCGAGCGTGATCTGCGGGAGGGCATGCTGACGGAAGTGGAAGCTCAGGAGCTGATAGACCATTTCGTTATGAAGCTGCGTATTGTCAAGTTTCTACGCACGCCGGACTACAACGAGCTGTTCAGCGGCGACCCGACGTGGGTCACGGAATCGGTGGGCGGGATGGGTGAGAATGGGCAGACTCGAGTGACGAAGAGCTCGTTCCGTGTACTGCACACCCTGTACAATCTCGGTCCGGCGCCGGAGCCGAATCTGACCGTGCTCTGGTCCACAGAGCTGCCGCAGCGCTTCAAGAATTATTGCGCCAAGGTATCAATCGAGACGAGCTCGATTCAATATGAGAACGACGATCTTATGCGTCCATGCTTCGGTGACGATTACGGCATCGCCTGCTGCGTATCGGCGATGCGGATCGGCAAGCAGATGCAGTTCTTCGGTGCTCGTGCTAATCTGGCCAAGGCGCTGCTGTATGCGATCAACGGCGGCGTGGACGAGAAGCTCGGCATACAGGTTGGTCCGGTCTTGTCACCGCTTGCGGGCGAGGTGCTCGAATATAAGGAGGTTCGTGAGCGATTCGATCAGGTCATGGATTGGCTGGCGGAGCTGTACATGAACACGCTGAACGTTATTCACTTTATGCATGACAAGTACAGCTACGAGCGTCTGGAGATGGCGTTGCACGACCGCCAAATTATGCGAACGATGGCGTGTGGTATTGCGGGTCTGTCCGTTGTTGCCGACAGCTTGAGCGCGATCAAGCACGCGAAGGTAAAGCCGATCCGAGATGAGAATGGAATTGCGATTGATTTTGTAATCGAAGGCGAATACCCGGAGTACGGCAACAACGATGAGCGGGTTGATTCGATCGCTGTCGAGCTCACCCAGACGTTCATGAACAAGCTGCGCAAGCACAAGACGTACCGCAATGCAGTGCCAACAATGTCCGTGCTGACGATTACGTCTAATGTCGTATATGGCCAAAAAACGGGTACGACGCCGGACGGCCGTAAAGCCGGTGAGCCCTTTGCACCGGGCGCAAATCCGATGCATGGCCGGGACCGCAAGGGCGCACTCGCCTCGATGGCATCCGTTGCGAAAATTCCTTATGAATCATGCTTGGACGGAATCTCCAATACGTTCTCGATCGTGCCTAAGGCGCTCGGCAAGGAGCAACAGACCCGTGTGAGCAATCTCGTGTCCTTGCTCGACGGCTACGCGGCGAACACCGGCCACCACTTGAATATCAACGTGTTTGAGCGGGAGCAGCTGCTCGATGCGATGGAGCATCCCGAGAATTATCCGCAGCTCACGATCCGGGTATCGGGCTACGCGGTCAGCTTCATCAAGCTTACACGTGAGCAGCAGCTTGACGTCATTAACCGAACATTCCACGGGAACGTATAA